GCTACAACGTCACCGTCAACGGCTTGAACAAATTTCGCTACCTGCCTTGCGAGTCGTCGATCAACATCCAGCCGAGTGTTATCAATTTCGGTGCGATCCGCACCTCAGGGGCCAAGGTCGGAGCAACGATCAAGGAGGTGCCGTTCACCATCACCGAACAGCGCACCTGCAATGCCGCCTATGGCCTGGGCGGATATCTGGAGCCGTTGACCGCGACGTTGAACACGGCCCAGGACACGCTGGTCCCGACCGACAACAAATCGGTGGGCATCAGCCTGATCAACGAAGACGATCAACGCGCGTTGTTTTTCAAGAAAGAGTTCTTGCTCACCCCCAAGACCACTTCGACCACCAACACCCATAACTTCCTGGCACGCCTTAAATGGATGACCGCAACGCCGACTTTTGGTCAGTTCAATGCCGGCGCGACCCTGGATATTTTCTACAAGTAGGCCGCAGCGCTGTTGTAGACTCGGCGCTTTGCCAGGGAGGCGCAGCGGTGTTTCGCTATCTTAGCTGGAGTGCACTTGCACTAATGACCGGCTGCAGCACGCAGCAGGCGCCGGTCATCGACGCGTCGTTGCTACCGGTGTATAGCCCGCAATTGCACACCAATACCTACGCACGCTGGGGTGAAGAGGGCGTGCAACGCATCAGCCGCGCCCAGCGCCAGGCGCTATACGCTATCGCCCGCCAGCCGGCCTGTGACCAGGTCACGTTTCTGGCCCTCACCGAGACCATGAGCCAGCCACCGGCAACCATCGTGACCTTCGTTGAATGCCGCAACCGCTGGCGCTTTTATATCGACCAGGATGCCCGTGTGCTCAGCAGCGAGCACCGTGGTTAGCTTTTCTTCCCTTTATGGATATGCCGATGTTCAAGATGAACGCACTGGTGCCGGAACTGATTGTCAGCGACCTGCAGCGCAGCCTTGGGTTTTACTGCGAGGTTGGCGGCTTTGCGCTGGAGTACCAACGCCCCGAGGACAAGTTCGCCTTCCTGTCGCTGGGCAACAGCCAGATCATGCTTGAGCAGGACTGGCACAGCGAATCGCCCTGGCGCGTCGGCCCGCTTGAGGCGCCTTTTGGCCGAGGCCTGAACCTGCAGATCCGCTGTGAAGATGCCACGGTACTGGCCGGCGCATTCGAGGCCGGCGGTTACCCGCTGCGGCGGGCGGTGGAAGATCATTGGTACCGCAGTGATGAGCGTGAGGCCGGCCAGCGCAATTTCCTTATTCAGGACCCGGATGGCTATTTGCTGCGCTTCTTCCAGGACCTCGGCTTTCGCCCCTGCCCATAAGGAAACACGCCGATGAACAAGCCCATCAAAGCCTGTGCGGTTCCGGGTAATGCACGCATCCACCTGCAACTGGCCGGCGCCGATTTCGTCGATGCGCAGCGGGCGCAGGTGGCAAACGCCGAGCGCACGGCGCTGGGCCATTTCTTGCGGTTGATGAGCAGCATGCCGGGCTGGATCGACAACCTGATGGTGCTGCGCAATCGCCTGGTTCGCCTGTGTGGCCTGAAAGACCTGGGGCGCTTGTCGAGGATCGACCTTGATCGCGAAGAAGGGTCTTACCGGGTCGATGAGCGCATTGGTATCTTCACCCTGGTCAGCAATAGCCCGGATGAAGTGCTGCTGGTCGATCGCGACAAGCACCTGGACGTTTACATCTCGTTGCTGCGCCTGCCCCTGGGCGCCGACAAGCGCCGCGAGATCGTGGTGTCCACCGTGGTGCACACGCACAATCGTCTCGGCCGCTTGTACATGTTGCCGGTCGCGCCGTTTCACCGCTTTATCGCACCCATTGCCCTCAGGCGCCTGGTCAACGCCAGCTAAGCGCTTGCGCTCAGACAAAACCCTGATCGGCAAAGCCGCGGGGCAAGCGCTGGCGACCGGGCAGGGCGCTCAGGCGCTCGACCCAGGCACTGCGCCAGTCGCTGGCGGCGTGCTGGGTGCTGGCCCTGCGTGCGCGTCGGGCGGCATTGCGCTGGTCTTTGCGTGCGGTCTTGAACGCATCGGTGTTGCGGCAGCTACGGCATTTGACCCGATTGAGTTCGCTGCTGGCGACCAGGTTTTTACCG
This portion of the Pseudomonas sp. SORT22 genome encodes:
- a CDS encoding VOC family protein, translating into MFKMNALVPELIVSDLQRSLGFYCEVGGFALEYQRPEDKFAFLSLGNSQIMLEQDWHSESPWRVGPLEAPFGRGLNLQIRCEDATVLAGAFEAGGYPLRRAVEDHWYRSDEREAGQRNFLIQDPDGYLLRFFQDLGFRPCP
- a CDS encoding DUF2867 domain-containing protein, whose amino-acid sequence is MNKPIKACAVPGNARIHLQLAGADFVDAQRAQVANAERTALGHFLRLMSSMPGWIDNLMVLRNRLVRLCGLKDLGRLSRIDLDREEGSYRVDERIGIFTLVSNSPDEVLLVDRDKHLDVYISLLRLPLGADKRREIVVSTVVHTHNRLGRLYMLPVAPFHRFIAPIALRRLVNAS